A region of Vigna radiata var. radiata cultivar VC1973A chromosome 6, Vradiata_ver6, whole genome shotgun sequence DNA encodes the following proteins:
- the LOC106765032 gene encoding transmembrane 9 superfamily member 8, with product MAFWRSLTFSAILLPLFIHGALCFYLPGVAPQDFQKGDPLQVKVNKLTSTKTQLPYTYYSLPYCAPEKILDSAENLGEVLRGDRIENSRYVFKMREPQMCNIVCKLKLDAKTAKEFKEKIDDEYRVNMILDNLPLVVPIKRVEPDSTVYQLGFHVGLKGQYTGSKEEKHFIHNHLSFTVKYHRDTLTESARIVGFEVKPFSVKHEYEGKWDEQATRLTTCDPHAKHTVVNSNTPQEVEENKEIIFTYDVEFQESDVKWASRWDAYLLMSDDQIHWFSIVNSLMIVLFLSGMVAMIMLRTLYRDISKYNELETQEEAQEETGWKLVHGDVFRPPNNPDLLCVYVGTGVQFFGMILVTMMFAVLGFLSPSNRGGLMTVMLLLWVFMGIFAGYASARLYKMFKGAEWKKIALKTAIMFPGIVSAIFFVLNALIWGQKSSGAVPFGTMFALIFLWFGISVPLVFVGAYVGFRKPATESPVKTNKIPRQIPEQAWYMNPVFSILIGGILPFGAVFIELFFILTSIWLNQFYYIFGFLFLVFVILIVTCAEITIVLCYFQLCSEDYLWWWRSYLTSGSSALYLFLYATFYFFTKLEITKLVSGLLYFGYMLIASYAFFVVTGSIGFYACFWFTRLIYSSVKID from the exons GGAGATCCATTGCAAgtaaaagtaaacaaattaaCTTCAACGAAGACTCAGCTTCCATATACATACTATTCTCTTCCGTATTGTGCACCAGAGAAAATATTGGATAGCGCTGAAAATCTTGGAGAAGTGCTTCGTGGTGATCGCATTGAAAATTCTCGATATGTG TTTAAGATGCGTGAACCACAAATGTGCAATATTGTGTGTAAGCTTAAGCTTGATGCCAAAACTGCAAAAGAGTtcaaagagaagattgatgATGAGTATCGAGTGAACAT GATCCTAGATAACCTTCCTCTAGTTGTTCCCATAAAACGGGTGGAACCGGACTCTACTGTATATCAACTTGGTTTCCATGTTGGACTCAAAGGGCAGTATACTGGG AGCAAGGAAGAGAAGCATTTTATTCACAACCATTTGTCTTTTACGGTCAAGTATCATAGAGATACACTTACTGAATCTGCTAGAATTGTGGGCTTTGAGGTTAAGCCTTTCAG TGTTAAACATGAATATGAAGGGAAGTGGGATGAACAGGCCACCCGTTTGACAACCTGTGACCCTCATGCTAAACACACAGTTGTGAATTCGAACACTCCTCAAGAGGTCGAAGAGAACAAGGAAATTATCTTCACTTATGATGTTGAATTCCAG GAGAGTGATGTGAAGTGGGCTTCAAGATGGGATGCCTATTTGCTGATGAGTGATGACCAAATTCACTGGTTCTCAATTGTGAATTCATTGATGATTGTTCTCTTTCTCTCGGGTATGGTAGCAATGATAATGCTTCGTACACTTTACCGTGATATTTCAAAGTACAATGAATTAGAAACCCAAGAAGAAGCACAGGAAGAGACTGGTTGGAAGCTTGTCCACGGTGATGTTTTTAGGCCACCAAACAATCCAGATTTGCTATGTGTTTATGTTGGGACTGGTGTTCAGTTTTTTGGAATGATACTAGTAACGATGATGTTTGCTGTCCTGGGGTTCCTTTCTCCTTCAAACCGAGGTGGGCTAATGACGGTCATGCTCTTGCTTTGGGTTTTCATGGGAATTTTCGCTGGTTATGCCTCGGCTCGCTTATATAAAATGTTCAAAGGAGCAGAGTGGAAGAAAATTGCCCTCAAAACTGCAATCATGTTCCCTGGAATCGTTTCTGCCATTTTCTTTGTGTTAAATGCTCTGATATGGGGACAAAAATCGTCTGGAGCAGTGCCATTTGGAACAATGTTTGCCCTGATCTTTTTATGGTTTGGGATCTCGGTTCCACTTGTTTTTGTTGGTGCCTATGTTGGGTTTAGGAAGCCTGCGACTGAAAGTCCTGTGAAGACAAACAAAATCCCAAGGCAAATCCCTGAGCAGGCATGGTACATGAATCCGGTCTTCTCAATTCTGATCGGAGGAATACTTCCATTTGGAGCTGTTttcattgagcttttcttcatcCTCACTTCAATATGGTTGAATCAGTTCTACTACATCTTCGGCttcctcttcttggtctttgTCATCCTCATTGTCACTTGTGCTGAAATAACAATTGTGCTCTGCTACTTCCAGTTGTGCAGTGAGGATTACTTGTGGTGGTGGCGGTCTTACCTTACATCTGGCTCATCTGCTCTTTATCTATTTCTTTATGCAACATTCTACTTCTTCACCAAGCTTGAAATCACAAAGTTGGTATCTGGGTTATTGTACTTCGGTTACATGCTTATAGCTTCCTATGCCTTCTTTGTTGTAACTGGATCCATCGGATTTTACGCATGCTTTTGGTTCACAAGGCTCATCTATTCCTCGGTCAAGATTGATTAG
- the LOC106763730 gene encoding uncharacterized protein LOC106763730, translating into MGEEVMIYREEVVVEEDRKRKMDREKAQAEASKRPPGHGATEVLHQRKSLPYSYTTMAVTGLAITAAIGYTILYAKKKPEANARDVAKVSAGVAQPQDTHPRK; encoded by the coding sequence ATGGGTGAAGAGGTAATGATATATAGAGAAGAGGTAGTGGTGGAGGAAGATAGGAAGAGGAAAATGGATAGAGAAAAAGCACAAGCAGAGGCCTCAAAGAGACCCCCAGGTCATGGTGCCACTGAAGTGCTTCATCAGAGGAAATCACTTCCTTACAGCTACACAACAATGGCTGTAACTGGTTTGGCTATTACGGCTGCAATTGGGTATACTATCTTATATGCAAAGAAGAAGCCCGAAGCTAATGCTAGGGATGTGGCTAAGGTTTCTGCTGGAGTTGCACAACCTCAGGATACTCACCCTCGCAAATAG